Proteins from one Clostridium cellulovorans 743B genomic window:
- a CDS encoding sigma-70 family RNA polymerase sigma factor has translation MLQLKINYKELTNEELVTLYQTNKDITARDYLIINNKRLVYKAASLKKDTSLLAYDDLVQEGLIGLMIGIEKFNADYNSKFSTYIYYWIKQRIDRAIYNTGTSIRLPIHLINKINKVMYVENKNNVKSLDNDSTDLCTDLDITDKQYDYYKFLVKQFKNIISLNSALLSDNSEGDEELIDFIDENSSNFGDPGSKNYSIDSNIIKEELSHDLNEVLKTLNEREQHVLRMRFGLDDGEMKTLEQIGNHFNVTRERIRQIESKALKKLRNPKILMRLEGYYYN, from the coding sequence ATGCTTCAATTAAAAATCAACTATAAGGAACTTACTAACGAAGAACTTGTAACCTTATACCAAACCAATAAAGACATTACAGCACGTGATTATTTGATAATCAACAATAAAAGATTAGTATACAAAGCTGCATCCTTAAAAAAAGATACTTCTCTTTTAGCTTACGATGATTTGGTACAAGAAGGCTTAATTGGATTGATGATAGGTATCGAAAAATTTAATGCAGACTATAATAGTAAATTTTCAACCTACATTTATTACTGGATAAAGCAAAGGATCGATAGAGCTATATACAATACAGGTACAAGTATCCGGCTTCCAATACACCTAATAAATAAAATCAATAAAGTAATGTATGTTGAAAATAAAAATAACGTAAAAAGCTTAGACAATGATTCAACTGACCTTTGCACTGATCTAGATATAACTGACAAACAATATGATTACTATAAGTTTCTCGTTAAGCAATTTAAAAATATAATATCTCTCAACTCTGCTCTTTTATCTGACAATTCAGAAGGTGATGAGGAACTAATAGATTTCATTGATGAAAACAGCTCAAATTTTGGCGACCCAGGTTCTAAAAATTACTCTATTGACTCTAATATAATAAAAGAGGAACTATCTCATGATTTAAATGAAGTTCTAAAAACCTTAAACGAAAGAGAACAACATGTCCTGAGGATGCGTTTTGGACTTGATGACGGAGAAATGAAGACTCTTGAGCAAATTGGAAATCACTTTAATGTAACTCGTGAAAGAATTAGACAAATAGAAAGCAAAGCCCTAAAAAAACTAAGAAACCCTAAGATTCTAATGAGACTTGAGGGGTATTATTATAATTAG
- a CDS encoding S8 family peptidase, producing the protein MKKRLFSLFIAWLFLINLFGVVEVKTVLAELITGTQDTSVKDKPPINNNLATNVATTASSESSYPWYFNNLQVPELWKLSTGSGVTVAIIGSGIDSSHEDLVGKVIGGVDLTGTNSPYYDSCNFGTFAAGIITANINNIGTSGIAYDSKLLSVKVVKKDSILEESVLAKGVRWAADNGAKILNLTILCESMDYSILKEAIDYAVSKGCIIVAPSEYNVIKKTRLESYSNVITVGATNENNQLCYFSDYTGGIDLVAPGVHINSTIQDYDYYYEKYGELQGTSVAAAIVTGEIALIASKNPQITTKDILDKFKDSTFKLSKDLPDIAYGYGILDVKKILTGVAGELKTSGTNSLDDNTYIKAQNVTSPSIVNANLENSYDISWYKIYVPANTAVKLTAINVPDEIDGKVFLNDLHKPYAEFAFFDDTKYGISDSPRHLEYYMPNSSSDKYFYIQLSHYEKQSSCSIDIKYLPANDPSIQKDYTFKYAIDSPRKEQNITGTYLDISGWALSKDFISKVQAKIDDQIIDLDMKIKREDVYKAFSTYNDENSGFKKQLDIRNLSYGTHQLTLIVTDYRGIKSFSDTVSFNVSSNIKTNIDTIAHGMNILGNSLQVNGWALSNSTINKIEAVIDNGAPIELKYGQARLDVYNVYKEYNNKNSGFTGNVDIKKYGMGLHTMKLKVTYADGKTELSVPVTFNISSTIKNSLDTIRPNTVIKNGLLTVGGWVISKDLVDKVEVIIDNNEPVQIKYGYDRLDVYNVYKDYNNKKSGYIENLDVSKLGFGEHRLKIRITEKTGRISIVNDVPFIIENLDKFLYSIDTPSQGRNITGNTLNIGGWILNKAGVGKVEAIVDGISYGELKYGYSRPDVFNAYKNYDNKNSGFNGVIDISKLTYGKHEIQLRIIDKAGIVSNSKVTSFNFVEDRRCNLDLPAKGAKINGDVLYVAGWALSTTGITKVEALIDGVAEEIQYGLSRPDVYNAYKGYNNKNSGFSGKIDISWLAFGTHSIAMRYTDAKGKITVSETVNFNVENTLKYCIDTPLQNTIVNYFHIQGWALSKSNIKKVEALIDDISIDISYGYTRTDVYNVYKDYDNKKSGFWKIQDLRDFGDGYHVLKMRFTDAGGRVTYSEPIRFLLKVDLGLAVPKEPRG; encoded by the coding sequence TTGAAAAAAAGATTATTTAGTTTATTTATCGCTTGGTTATTTCTAATCAATCTATTTGGGGTTGTGGAAGTAAAAACAGTTTTAGCAGAACTAATTACTGGAACTCAAGATACTAGTGTAAAGGATAAACCTCCAATTAATAATAACTTAGCTACTAATGTAGCGACAACTGCAAGTAGTGAATCAAGTTATCCGTGGTATTTTAATAATCTACAAGTACCAGAGTTATGGAAATTAAGTACTGGTAGTGGCGTTACAGTAGCAATTATCGGTTCTGGTATAGATAGCAGTCACGAGGATTTAGTTGGCAAGGTAATAGGTGGAGTAGACCTTACTGGTACTAATTCTCCATATTATGATAGCTGTAACTTTGGAACTTTTGCAGCAGGTATTATTACAGCAAATATTAATAATATTGGAACTAGTGGAATTGCCTATGATTCAAAATTATTATCAGTTAAAGTTGTGAAGAAAGATAGTATTCTAGAAGAAAGTGTCTTAGCAAAAGGCGTAAGATGGGCAGCTGATAATGGTGCTAAGATATTAAACCTTACTATATTATGTGAATCCATGGATTATTCTATTTTAAAGGAAGCTATTGATTATGCTGTCTCAAAAGGTTGTATTATTGTTGCACCGTCAGAGTATAACGTGATTAAAAAAACAAGACTTGAGAGCTATAGTAATGTTATAACAGTAGGAGCAACAAATGAAAATAATCAGTTGTGTTATTTTTCAGACTATACGGGTGGCATTGATTTAGTAGCACCTGGAGTACATATCAACTCAACTATACAGGATTATGATTATTATTATGAGAAATATGGGGAATTGCAGGGGACTTCAGTAGCGGCAGCTATTGTTACTGGAGAAATTGCTTTAATAGCAAGTAAGAATCCACAAATAACTACAAAGGATATATTAGATAAGTTCAAAGATTCTACCTTTAAACTATCTAAAGATTTGCCAGATATAGCTTATGGATATGGCATTTTAGATGTTAAAAAGATACTTACGGGAGTAGCAGGAGAGTTAAAAACGTCAGGAACTAATAGTTTAGATGACAATACATATATTAAAGCTCAGAATGTAACAAGTCCAAGTATAGTAAATGCAAATTTAGAAAATTCTTATGATATAAGTTGGTATAAGATATATGTACCAGCAAATACCGCGGTAAAACTAACAGCAATTAATGTACCTGATGAAATAGATGGCAAAGTATTTTTAAATGACCTTCATAAGCCGTATGCAGAATTTGCATTTTTCGATGACACAAAATATGGGATTTCTGATTCTCCTAGACATTTAGAATACTATATGCCGAATTCTTCTAGTGATAAATATTTTTATATACAACTTTCTCACTATGAAAAACAAAGTTCTTGTTCTATAGATATAAAATACTTGCCTGCTAACGATCCTTCAATACAAAAGGATTATACTTTCAAATATGCTATAGATAGCCCAAGGAAAGAACAAAATATTACAGGAACTTATTTAGATATAAGTGGTTGGGCATTAAGTAAGGACTTTATTTCTAAGGTTCAGGCAAAGATAGATGATCAAATTATAGACTTAGATATGAAGATAAAGAGAGAAGATGTATATAAGGCTTTCAGTACTTATAATGACGAAAATTCTGGTTTTAAAAAACAATTAGATATAAGGAATTTATCCTATGGAACTCATCAATTGACATTGATAGTTACTGATTACAGAGGTATTAAAAGTTTTTCTGATACTGTAAGCTTTAATGTTTCTAGTAATATAAAAACTAATATTGATACTATAGCACATGGGATGAATATTTTGGGTAATTCTTTGCAGGTAAATGGATGGGCTTTAAGTAATAGCACAATAAATAAGATAGAAGCAGTAATAGATAATGGTGCACCTATAGAATTAAAATATGGACAAGCTAGACTTGATGTATATAATGTCTATAAAGAATATAATAATAAAAACTCAGGTTTTACTGGAAATGTGGATATAAAGAAATATGGCATGGGGCTTCATACAATGAAGTTGAAAGTGACATATGCTGATGGAAAAACAGAATTATCAGTTCCTGTAACATTTAATATTTCTAGTACTATAAAGAATAGTTTAGATACAATTAGACCGAATACTGTAATAAAAAATGGTTTGTTAACTGTAGGCGGGTGGGTAATAAGTAAAGATTTGGTAGATAAAGTTGAAGTAATAATAGATAATAATGAACCTGTACAAATTAAGTATGGGTATGATAGATTAGACGTATATAATGTATATAAAGATTATAATAACAAAAAATCAGGGTATATTGAAAATCTTGATGTTAGCAAATTAGGCTTTGGTGAACATCGTTTAAAGATAAGAATAACAGAAAAAACTGGAAGAATTAGCATAGTAAATGATGTACCGTTTATAATTGAGAATTTAGATAAATTTTTATATAGTATAGATACACCTAGCCAAGGAAGAAATATAACAGGAAATACATTAAATATTGGTGGATGGATTTTAAATAAAGCCGGAGTAGGAAAAGTTGAAGCTATTGTTGATGGAATATCTTATGGTGAATTAAAGTATGGTTACAGTAGACCGGATGTGTTTAATGCTTATAAAAATTATGATAATAAAAATTCAGGTTTTAATGGCGTAATAGATATAAGCAAATTGACATATGGTAAACATGAGATTCAACTAAGGATAATTGATAAAGCTGGAATAGTGAGTAACTCGAAAGTAACATCTTTTAATTTTGTTGAAGATAGAAGGTGCAACTTAGATTTACCAGCAAAAGGAGCAAAGATTAATGGAGATGTTTTATATGTAGCAGGATGGGCGTTGAGTACAACTGGTATAACTAAAGTTGAAGCGTTAATAGATGGAGTAGCTGAAGAAATTCAGTATGGTTTAAGTAGACCAGATGTATATAATGCTTACAAGGGTTACAATAATAAGAATTCAGGTTTCAGCGGAAAGATTGATATAAGTTGGTTAGCTTTTGGTACGCACTCTATTGCAATGAGATATACTGATGCAAAAGGAAAAATAACAGTATCAGAAACAGTTAACTTTAATGTTGAGAATACATTAAAGTATTGTATAGATACTCCACTGCAGAATACTATAGTTAATTATTTTCATATCCAAGGATGGGCATTAAGCAAATCGAATATAAAAAAGGTAGAGGCTTTAATAGACGATATATCCATAGATATATCTTATGGATATACAAGAACAGATGTATATAATGTCTATAAGGATTACGATAATAAGAAGTCAGGCTTTTGGAAAATACAAGATTTACGGGATTTTGGAGATGGATATCATGTTTTAAAAATGAGGTTTACTGATGCAGGTGGACGAGTAACTTATTCAGAGCCAATAAGGTTTCTTCTTAAAGTAGATTTAGGACTTGCAGTGCCTAAAGAACCAAGAGGATAA
- a CDS encoding YihY/virulence factor BrkB family protein, whose product MSNRIKNFIKNSIHYIILAVKRYNEDAADSLASHISLNLLLSFFPIMVFLLTLAGYSPIEGDQVIALILDFIPTEAHTLMKNTIYQVLDHKNPTLLSLSLLTTMYGASRGFKAILLGLNIAYDVDENRGFIVRNLLAIFFTFAIVLLVIGSLLLLVLGQTIWDFIENMLDLPDNFFIIWTFIRYAGMFSIMYITFAILYAKSSAIKLPFKTVRYGTLFTTISWFVVSYGFSFYVDNFGNYANIYGGIAGLFIMILWLNLMSSVILFGGELNAAIYYKNPGKRRHLR is encoded by the coding sequence ATGAGTAATAGAATAAAAAATTTTATAAAAAACTCTATCCATTACATAATACTAGCTGTAAAAAGATATAATGAAGATGCTGCGGACAGCCTAGCTTCTCATATATCATTAAACTTGTTACTTAGCTTTTTTCCTATAATGGTTTTTTTATTAACCTTAGCTGGTTATAGCCCTATTGAAGGCGACCAAGTTATAGCTTTAATTTTAGATTTTATTCCTACTGAAGCTCATACACTTATGAAAAATACTATTTATCAAGTTTTAGACCATAAAAATCCTACTTTGTTATCATTATCTTTATTAACAACTATGTACGGAGCTTCTAGAGGTTTTAAAGCTATACTTTTAGGACTAAATATTGCCTATGATGTGGATGAGAACAGGGGCTTTATAGTAAGAAATCTTTTAGCTATATTTTTTACCTTCGCAATAGTACTTTTAGTCATCGGTTCACTACTTCTTTTAGTTTTAGGGCAAACAATTTGGGACTTTATAGAAAATATGTTAGATTTACCTGATAACTTTTTTATAATTTGGACTTTTATCAGATATGCAGGAATGTTTTCTATCATGTACATAACTTTTGCTATACTTTATGCTAAATCTTCTGCAATCAAATTACCATTCAAAACTGTTCGCTATGGGACCCTATTCACCACTATCAGTTGGTTTGTAGTATCCTATGGATTTTCTTTTTATGTAGATAATTTTGGTAACTATGCCAATATCTACGGAGGTATAGCTGGATTATTTATAATGATTCTGTGGCTAAATCTCATGTCTTCAGTGATTCTATTTGGCGGTGAGCTAAATGCTGCCATATATTATAAAAATCCTGGTAAAAGAAGGCACTTACGATAA
- a CDS encoding RNA polymerase sigma factor: MDIDNLMDMYGDEVLHICMYFLKNQHDAEDAFQEIFVKIYKKGHTFRSQSSIKTWITSIAINTCKDILKSSWRRNVIEFSTIKEAGDHYYDEKKSEDEVYDTLQELPDIYKEVVYLKYYKEMTAKEIAKVLGISVAAVNSRLYRAKEELAIIFNEKGLGVNG, from the coding sequence ATGGATATTGATAATCTAATGGATATGTATGGCGATGAAGTATTACATATATGTATGTACTTTCTAAAAAATCAGCATGATGCGGAAGATGCTTTTCAAGAGATTTTTGTAAAGATATATAAAAAGGGGCATACTTTTCGAAGCCAGTCTTCAATTAAAACCTGGATAACAAGCATTGCAATAAATACTTGCAAAGATATTTTAAAGAGTTCTTGGAGACGGAATGTTATAGAGTTTAGCACTATTAAGGAGGCAGGTGATCATTATTATGATGAAAAAAAGTCTGAGGACGAGGTTTATGATACTCTTCAAGAACTGCCGGACATCTACAAGGAAGTAGTGTATCTTAAGTATTATAAAGAAATGACTGCAAAAGAAATAGCAAAGGTTTTAGGAATCTCAGTGGCAGCAGTAAATTCAAGGTTGTATAGAGCTAAAGAAGAGTTAGCGATAATATTTAATGAAAAGGGGCTTGGTGTAAATGGATAA
- the surE gene encoding 5'/3'-nucleotidase SurE, producing MRLLIVNDDGINARGIQILAKELHKHHEVIVAAPNVQRSASSHSITLNSTLTIKEEIVPEVDCPTYSINGTPADCTRLAVEKLMNFEVDLVISGINDGYNLGTDVLYSGTVSAAIEAAVVGVPAIAISCDGTEEGFRRGAEYALKVIEKLKDNKLSENIVLNVNIPKTEAVKGIKICSMGERIYKDVFFETLSEEGSRTYDIKGTPCDSDDETTDVGIITKGYVTVTPLHYDLTNYNILKETEKVFSEE from the coding sequence ATGAGATTATTGATTGTAAATGATGATGGAATAAATGCAAGAGGGATACAAATTTTAGCAAAGGAACTTCATAAGCACCATGAGGTTATTGTGGCAGCACCAAATGTTCAAAGAAGTGCCAGCAGTCACTCAATTACATTAAATTCAACCCTTACTATAAAGGAAGAGATTGTACCAGAAGTTGATTGTCCAACTTACAGCATCAATGGAACTCCGGCAGATTGCACAAGACTTGCTGTAGAAAAACTTATGAATTTTGAAGTGGATTTAGTTATTTCTGGAATAAATGATGGTTATAATTTAGGTACAGATGTATTGTATTCTGGAACAGTATCAGCGGCAATAGAAGCAGCAGTCGTAGGTGTGCCAGCCATAGCTATTTCTTGTGATGGAACTGAGGAAGGGTTTAGACGTGGTGCAGAGTATGCTTTAAAAGTTATTGAAAAGCTAAAGGATAATAAATTAAGTGAAAACATAGTGTTAAATGTTAATATACCTAAAACAGAAGCAGTGAAGGGGATAAAAATCTGTTCAATGGGTGAAAGAATATATAAGGATGTTTTTTTTGAAACTTTAAGTGAGGAAGGCAGTAGGACTTATGATATTAAAGGCACCCCTTGTGATAGTGATGATGAAACTACAGATGTGGGTATTATTACTAAAGGTTATGTAACTGTTACACCTCTTCATTATGATTTAACTAATTATAATATTTTGAAGGAAACAGAAAAAGTATTTTCAGAAGAATAG
- a CDS encoding ABC transporter permease yields the protein MKPIASEKIQWSIDKKSNEDALKEKVLDEDLDAVAIVKQKNDTEIYIDYLVKNSSTVDNTPKILQSYIETIHMYTLANSFSIDSSTVSKLISPSEIQIKSLQQNTQNALVPAYLMLILLSISIMTYGVTVSSIVAMEKGNRVMELLVTSTKPLALFVGKTFGVGLAGLTQIEIYGITGGLFYKFGSKSSVSLDGLNIDFSSISGTNIAFLVIFFLLGYFFYSVIFAALGSLVNKTEEMSFVNLPLTRILMFSMLIGILVVQVPDGTLVKVCTYIPFTAPGATFVRIVLSEITMTEVFTSIAVLSAFIFVVGCISAIVFRVGVLMYGKLPTPKQIYLTIKNNGI from the coding sequence TTGAAGCCTATAGCTTCTGAAAAAATTCAATGGAGTATTGATAAAAAAAGTAATGAAGATGCTCTTAAAGAAAAGGTACTTGATGAAGATTTAGATGCTGTTGCTATAGTTAAACAAAAAAATGATACTGAAATTTATATTGATTATCTTGTGAAGAACTCTTCAACAGTAGATAATACTCCCAAAATACTTCAAAGTTATATAGAAACGATTCATATGTATACATTAGCAAATTCATTTTCTATTGATTCTAGCACTGTATCAAAGTTGATATCACCATCAGAAATACAAATAAAAAGTCTTCAACAGAATACTCAAAATGCGTTAGTTCCTGCTTATCTTATGCTTATTCTTTTAAGTATTTCTATTATGACTTATGGAGTAACAGTTTCATCTATTGTTGCAATGGAAAAAGGTAACAGAGTAATGGAACTTCTTGTAACATCTACAAAACCCCTTGCACTTTTCGTTGGTAAAACCTTTGGTGTAGGGCTCGCAGGATTAACTCAGATTGAAATATATGGAATTACTGGAGGACTTTTTTATAAATTCGGAAGTAAATCATCAGTTTCATTAGATGGATTAAATATTGATTTTTCATCTATTTCAGGGACTAATATTGCATTTTTGGTCATTTTCTTCTTGCTAGGGTATTTTTTCTATTCCGTTATTTTTGCGGCTTTAGGATCTCTTGTTAATAAGACTGAAGAAATGTCTTTTGTAAATTTACCTTTGACTAGGATTCTTATGTTCTCAATGCTTATAGGAATATTGGTTGTTCAAGTTCCAGATGGTACATTGGTGAAAGTTTGTACATATATACCATTTACTGCACCGGGGGCGACCTTTGTAAGAATAGTTTTATCTGAAATAACTATGACTGAAGTATTTACTTCTATTGCAGTACTTTCAGCATTTATTTTTGTAGTTGGTTGCATATCGGCTATTGTCTTCAGAGTTGGAGTTCTTATGTATGGAAAGTTACCAACTCCAAAGCAAATTTATTTAACAATAAAAAATAATGGTATATAA
- a CDS encoding B12-binding domain-containing radical SAM protein, with protein sequence MKLPEDLLPIIKREFVNIQAYGRVINVVTSRGCPGNCIYCSATALSGATYRTRSIESVFMEIVLLKELLKGKMDLVYFIDDTFTAFPERVLKFIDISEKNNLNVPWRCESRIDVMTGELIKSMAEGGCRGIVYGIESGSQEILDKIRKKIDLNHVRNIIKYTCDTGMKLSVNFMIGHYCDTIETMKETVDFIREIYENFGADIALTYNTPYPGTWQYTHRDELGINIITDDYSQFTIVDPIVETKNFTVKDQLDISLKAVHYILNNSPTYEEVI encoded by the coding sequence TTGAAATTGCCAGAGGATTTGCTCCCTATAATCAAGAGGGAATTTGTAAATATACAGGCTTACGGTCGCGTTATAAATGTTGTGACAAGTAGAGGATGTCCAGGAAATTGTATTTACTGTTCTGCTACAGCGTTGTCTGGTGCTACATATAGAACGAGAAGTATAGAGAGCGTGTTTATGGAGATTGTTCTTCTTAAAGAATTGCTGAAAGGAAAAATGGATTTAGTATATTTTATAGATGATACTTTTACAGCTTTTCCTGAAAGAGTTCTAAAATTTATAGATATATCAGAGAAAAATAATTTAAATGTTCCATGGCGATGTGAATCAAGAATAGATGTAATGACAGGAGAACTTATTAAGAGCATGGCTGAGGGTGGATGTAGGGGTATAGTATACGGCATAGAGAGTGGCAGTCAAGAAATTCTTGATAAGATAAGAAAAAAGATAGATTTAAATCATGTAAGAAACATTATAAAATATACTTGTGACACTGGAATGAAATTAAGTGTGAATTTTATGATTGGCCATTATTGTGATACAATCGAGACAATGAAAGAAACAGTAGATTTTATTAGAGAAATATATGAAAATTTCGGCGCAGATATTGCACTTACATATAATACTCCTTATCCAGGGACTTGGCAATATACGCATCGTGATGAATTAGGGATAAATATTATAACTGATGATTACAGCCAATTCACGATAGTTGACCCAATTGTAGAAACAAAAAACTTT
- a CDS encoding alpha/beta fold hydrolase has translation MDLGFSKVTPTKKIKKWKIISSLLIILLLVWFFHPTWTPAIKNHTNSIAQLKTIEINGAKQEIMIRGVDKSKPAILLVHGGPGCPEISYVRKYQDILEENYVVVNYEQRGMGKSYSFKEDYKGISIDTLVKDLLEVTDYVRSELKADKVILAGHSFGTILGIKAAAKAPEKYHAYIGIGQAGNLWKGELESLEYSLEKAKEKSDTKDIEAIEGYRTLIENKKETLPRTFIVKYGGSYRLIDESSDLIKGILFSKEYNLFDGVKYLKGVSINGDVLWNQVKNMNLPEEVKTLKVPCYFVSGRYDYMTAINTAKEYLDSISAPKKEFVVFEESAHFPQYEEKEKFAKWLEGTCKELKIE, from the coding sequence ATGGATTTGGGATTCTCAAAAGTAACACCAACGAAAAAAATAAAGAAGTGGAAAATTATAAGTAGCTTATTGATCATATTGCTACTAGTATGGTTCTTTCATCCAACATGGACACCAGCAATAAAAAATCATACTAATAGTATTGCACAGTTAAAGACTATTGAAATCAATGGAGCAAAACAGGAAATAATGATACGAGGTGTAGACAAAAGTAAGCCCGCAATTCTGCTTGTACATGGTGGACCAGGATGTCCTGAAATTTCTTATGTAAGAAAGTATCAGGATATACTAGAAGAAAATTATGTGGTAGTGAATTATGAACAACGAGGCATGGGAAAATCATATAGCTTCAAGGAAGATTATAAGGGGATTTCTATTGATACCCTTGTTAAAGATCTTCTTGAAGTAACAGATTATGTGAGGTCAGAACTTAAAGCTGATAAGGTTATATTAGCAGGTCATTCCTTTGGGACAATCCTAGGAATAAAAGCTGCTGCTAAAGCTCCAGAGAAATACCATGCATATATAGGGATTGGACAAGCGGGTAACCTATGGAAGGGTGAACTTGAAAGCTTGGAATATTCCTTAGAAAAAGCAAAAGAAAAGAGCGATACCAAGGACATAGAAGCGATAGAAGGGTACAGAACTTTAATTGAAAATAAGAAAGAAACCTTGCCAAGAACTTTTATAGTAAAGTATGGTGGTTCCTATAGACTAATTGATGAAAGTTCTGATTTAATAAAAGGAATTTTATTTAGCAAGGAGTATAATCTCTTTGATGGTGTTAAATATCTTAAAGGTGTGTCAATTAATGGTGATGTATTATGGAATCAAGTAAAGAATATGAATCTCCCAGAGGAAGTAAAAACTTTAAAGGTTCCTTGTTATTTTGTTTCTGGAAGATATGATTATATGACTGCTATTAATACTGCAAAAGAATATCTCGATTCTATTTCTGCTCCAAAGAAGGAGTTTGTAGTTTTTGAGGAGTCGGCTCATTTCCCTCAATATGAGGAAAAAGAGAAGTTTGCTAAATGGTTAGAGGGCACTTGTAAAGAGTTGAAAATTGAATAG
- a CDS encoding hemolysin family protein, with product MEVASNGVFSQLILIFILTLINAFFSAAEMAIVSTNKNKLRILVESGDKRAINLEQLVSNPANFLSTIQVGITLAGFFSSAFAASGLSKHLAGILYKYNIPYSDEISLVAITMIISYITLVLGELFPKRLALKNPESIALFSTTIIVYFSRITKPFVKLLSISTNLLLRIFKLDIEALEEKVSIEEIRSLIEVGQENGVINETEKEMIESIFDFDNTLAVEVMTPRTEVFMIDIEDPIEDLLQEISAKNFSRIPVFKDTYDNIIGILLMKDLYSKTLEEGFHNINLEAILRNPYFVPETINIDILFRDLQKTKNHMAILIDEYGGFSGVVTLDDLIEEIMGDIYDEHEVEEETGMEKIDDFTYLVNGRCSLYDLNEELNINIEDDDVETLSGLLIKIMGKIPSSKDTHAVIYYDGLGFKIEAINKHTISKVKVFLEQKANKK from the coding sequence ATGGAAGTGGCTTCTAATGGTGTTTTTTCTCAACTTATTTTAATTTTTATCTTAACCTTGATAAATGCTTTTTTTTCTGCTGCTGAAATGGCTATAGTTTCTACTAATAAAAATAAACTTAGAATACTTGTTGAAAGCGGAGATAAAAGAGCTATTAATTTAGAACAACTTGTTTCAAATCCTGCAAATTTTTTATCCACTATACAAGTAGGCATTACCCTTGCTGGATTTTTTTCTAGTGCATTTGCTGCCTCTGGTCTTTCTAAGCATTTGGCTGGAATTCTATATAAATACAATATACCTTACAGCGATGAAATTTCACTTGTTGCTATAACTATGATAATCTCCTATATAACTTTGGTTCTTGGAGAACTATTTCCTAAAAGGCTAGCTTTAAAAAACCCTGAATCCATAGCTTTATTTTCAACAACTATAATAGTATATTTTTCTCGAATAACAAAACCCTTCGTAAAACTATTATCTATATCAACTAATTTACTACTTAGGATTTTCAAATTAGATATAGAAGCTTTAGAAGAAAAGGTTTCAATAGAAGAAATTCGTTCTTTGATTGAAGTAGGACAAGAAAATGGTGTCATTAATGAAACAGAAAAGGAAATGATAGAAAGTATCTTTGATTTCGATAATACATTAGCTGTGGAAGTTATGACTCCACGAACTGAAGTATTTATGATAGACATTGAGGATCCCATTGAAGATCTCCTTCAAGAGATTTCTGCTAAAAACTTTTCAAGGATTCCAGTATTTAAGGACACTTATGATAACATCATAGGTATCTTACTAATGAAGGATCTATATTCGAAAACCTTAGAGGAAGGATTTCACAACATTAACCTTGAAGCTATTCTCAGAAATCCTTACTTTGTTCCAGAAACTATAAACATAGATATATTGTTTCGTGATCTTCAAAAAACCAAAAACCACATGGCAATTTTAATCGATGAATACGGTGGTTTCTCTGGCGTAGTTACTTTAGACGATTTAATCGAAGAAATCATGGGTGATATATATGATGAACATGAGGTTGAAGAAGAAACAGGTATGGAAAAAATAGACGATTTTACTTATCTAGTCAATGGAAGATGTAGCCTTTATGATTTAAACGAGGAGCTTAATATTAACATAGAGGATGATGATGTAGAAACTTTGAGTGGATTGTTGATAAAAATAATGGGGAAAATTCCTTCTAGCAAGGATACTCATGCAGTGATCTATTATGATGGTCTAGGTTTTAAAATAGAGGCTATAAATAAACATACTATAAGTAAGGTAAAAGTTTTTTTAGAACAAAAGGCCAATAAAAAATAA